A stretch of DNA from Gammaproteobacteria bacterium:
TCTCTATATGCGAGAGGAAGAAAAACTGGCCCGCGATGTCTATCTGACGCTCTACAAAAGATGGGAATTACCCGTTTTTCAGAACATTGCCAACAGCGAGCAAACCCATATGGACGCCGTCCTGTCGCTGATTGAGCGATATGGTCTGGACGACCCGGCGGCGGGTAATGATGTGGGGGCCTTTACCAACCCTGATTTGCAGGCATTATACGACCAGTTGATTGACCAGAGTAGCGCGTCCCTGGCAGACGCCCTGCGTGTTGGGGGAGCTATTGAGGAAATTGACATTCTGGACCTGGAAGAGCGTCTGGGGCAAACCGATAAAGCTGACATCCAATTAGTCTATGAAAGCCTGATGAAAGGGTCTCGCAACCACCTGCGCGCCTTCGTTTCAACGCTGGAACAGCAGACGGGAGAGAGCTACCAGCCTCAATATCTCAGCCAGGACGTCTATGATGCCATTATCAACAGGGCGATAGAAAGAGGCGGCAATGGGCGCGGTAACGGTCAGGGTAATGGTCAGGGTCGGCGCGCTGGTCAATAATCTTTAACTTTACCGA
This window harbors:
- a CDS encoding DUF2202 domain-containing protein: MGLLTVALLTIVGLSACATTETTAAQPITQADGGADSIDAVDIDTSVNIDQASLNQTPAPISMSALSEVESEGILYMREEEKLARDVYLTLYKRWELPVFQNIANSEQTHMDAVLSLIERYGLDDPAAGNDVGAFTNPDLQALYDQLIDQSSASLADALRVGGAIEEIDILDLEERLGQTDKADIQLVYESLMKGSRNHLRAFVSTLEQQTGESYQPQYLSQDVYDAIINRAIERGGNGRGNGQGNGQGRRAGQ